From the genome of Glycine max cultivar Williams 82 chromosome 2, Glycine_max_v4.0, whole genome shotgun sequence, one region includes:
- the LOC100816401 gene encoding protein CANDIDATE G-PROTEIN COUPLED RECEPTOR 7 — MMKMGCSRCSFFLFLILLVALFPSSLSEIRFSEIRNDDRRIIPFDQFGFTHKGRLELSVSKISLSNSNLDLSKVGFFLCTLDSWLHVLQQLEDGEIRCALQSDLVKSVYSFNSLNGKDSFSTLYKEETDADQYNLVFANCHWQQLKVTMDVKSAMYNLEGNSNVRDYLSAGRTILPRVYLLFSLVYFALAALWISVLYKKRQTAFRIHYFMLGVVIFKALNLLCEAEDKSYIKRTGSAHGWDIVFYIFSFLKGISLFTLIVLIGTGWSFLKPFLQDKEKKVLIIVIPLQVIANIAQVVIDESGPFGHDWVTWKQIFLLVDVVCCCAVLFPIVWSIKNLREAARTDGKAAVNLMKLTLFRHYYVVVICYIYFTRVVVYALETITSYRYSWTSVVAAELATLAFYVFTGYKFKPEAHNPYFVIDDEEEEAAAEALKLEDEFEL, encoded by the coding sequence ATGATGAAGATGGGGTGTTCACGTTgctccttcttcctcttcctcatccTCTTAGTGGCGCTCTTCCCCTCGTCGCTCTCCGAGATCCGCTTCTCCGAGATCCGAAACGACGATCGCCGCATCATCCCCTTCGATCAGTTTGGATTCACCCACAAGGGTCGCCTTGAGCTCAGCGTTTCCAAAATCTCACTCTCCAATTCCAATTTGGACCTCTCGAAGGTCGGCTTCTTTCTCTGCACCCTCGATTCCTGGCTTCATGTCCTCCAGCAACTCGAGGACGGTGAGATTCGGTGCGCCCTTCAATCCGATCTGGTCAAGTCCGTCTATTCCTTCAATTCTCTAAACGGCAAGGACTCTTTCAGCACGCTCTACAAAGAGGAAACCGACGCCGATCAGTACAACCTCGTCTTCGCCAACTGCCACTGGCAGCAACTCAAGGTGACAATGGACGTTAAATCTGCCATGTACAACCTAGAAGGGAATAGCAACGTCCGCGATTACCTCTCTGCGGGCAGAACCATCCTTCCTAGGGTTTATTTGCTCTTCTCGTTGGTGTATTTCGCTCTGGCTGCTCTCTGGATCAGCGTCCTCTACAAGAAGCGCCAAACCGCCTTCCGCATCCATTACTTCATGCTGGGCGTGGTCATCTTTAAGGCCTTGAATCTCTTGTGCGAGGCCGAGGACAAATCCTACATCAAGCGCACCGGAAGCGCCCACGGTTGGGATATCGTCTTCTACATTTTCAGCTTCCTCAAGGGCATTTCGCTCTTCACTCTAATTGTCTTGATTGGCACTGGCTGGTCCTTCCTCAAACCCTTCCTTCAGGATAAGGAAAAGAAGGTTCTCATCATTGTCATCCCCCTTCAAGTCATTGCCAACATTGCTCAGGTCGTTATTGACGAGAGTGGGCCCTTTGGCCATGACTGGGTTACCTGGAAGCAGATCTTCCTCCTTGTTGATGTCGTCTGTTGTTGCGCTGTGCTCTTCCCCATTGTCTGGTCCATCAAGAACCTCCGTGAGGCCGCTAGGACCGACGGCAAGGCTGCTGTTAATTTGATGAAGCTTACTCTCTTCCGGCACTACTATGTCGTCGTTATCTGTTACATTTACTTCACCAGGGTTGTCGTTTATGCCTTGGAGACTATTACCTCCTATCGCTATTCTTGGACCAGTGTTGTTGCTGCTGAGTTGGCCACACTTGCTTTCTATGTCTTTACTGGCTACAAGTTCAAGCCTGAGGCTCACAATCCTTATTTTGTCATCGATGATGAAGAGGAAGAGGCTGCTGCAGAGGCCTTGAAGCTTGAAGATGAATTTGAATTGTAA
- the SWEET1 gene encoding sugar efflux transporter SWEET1 has product MVSISDHELVLIFGLLGNIVSFMVFLAPLPTFYTIYKKKSSEGFQSIPYAVALLSALLLLYYGFIKTNATLIITINCIGCVIEVSYLTMYIIYAPRKQKISTLVMILIADIGGFGLTMLITTFAVKGINRVHAVGWICAIFNIAVFAAPLSIMRRVIKTKSVEFMPFSLSLFLTLCATMWFFYGFFDKDDFIMFPNVLGFIFGISQMILYMIYKNSKKNGETNCTEQQESEGTVNSKQHSCDGNKLDFPSLVEMKENQLNQV; this is encoded by the exons ATGGTTTCAATTTCTGATCATGAACTGGTTTTGATCTTTGGTCTCCTAG GTAACATTGTGTCATTCATGGTGTTCTTAGCACCCTT GCCAACCTTCTATACAATTTACAAGAAGAAATCATCAGAAGGATTTCAATCAATTCCATATGCGGTTGCACTTCTTAGCGCACTGTTGCTTCTATATTATGGCTTCATAAAGACCAATGCTACTTTGATTATCACCATCAACTGTATTGGATGTGTTATAGAAGTTTCATACCTAACAATGTACATTATATATGCTCCCAGGAAACAGAAG ATATCCACTTTGGTAATGATACTCATTGCCGACATTGGAGGTTTTGGCTTAACCATGTTAATCACCACCTTTGCTGTGAAGGGCATTAACCGTGTCCATGCTGTGGGATGGATTTGTGCCATTTTTAACATTGCAGTGTTTGCTGCTCCCTTAAGCATAATG AGGAGGGTCATAAAAACCAAAAGTGTAGAGTTCATGCCATTTTCATTGTCCTTATTTCTTACGCTCTGCGCCACCATgtggtttttctatggtttctTCGACAAGGATGACTTCATTATG TTTCCAAATGTGTTAGGATTTATTTTTGGCATCTCTCAAATGATTTTATACATGATATACAAGAATTCTAAGAAGAATGGAGAAACCAATTGTACAGAGCAGCAAGAAAGTGAGGGCACAGTGAACTCCAAACAGCACAGCTGCGATGGAAATAAACTCGATTTTCCTTCACTGGTGGAAATGAAAGAGAATCAACTCAATCAAGTTTGA